In the Tautonia rosea genome, GACCACCTGGACGGTCTACGACGGCCCGCACGCCTATGCCGACTTCGACGGCTCCGGCACGCTGCAAACCCGCTACCTGCACGGCCCGGCCGTGGACATGCTCCTGGCCCGCACCTCCGCCGCCGGCACCACGGCCTGGTACCTGACCGACCGCCTCGGCAGCGTCCGCGACCTGGCCAGCACCTCCGGCACCGTGATCAACCACGTCGCCTACGACGGCTTCGGGAAGGTGCTCGGCGAGACCAACCCGGCGAACGGCGACCGCTTCAAGTTCACCGGACGCGAGCAGGATGCCGTCACCGGCCTGCAGTACAACCGCGCCCGCTACTACGACGCGGCGATCGGCCGCTGGACCCAGGAGGACCCGATCGGCTTCGCCG is a window encoding:
- a CDS encoding RHS repeat-associated core domain-containing protein, with product TTWTVYDGPHAYADFDGSGTLQTRYLHGPAVDMLLARTSAAGTTAWYLTDRLGSVRDLASTSGTVINHVAYDGFGKVLGETNPANGDRFKFTGREQDAVTGLQYNRARYYDAAIGRWTQEDPIGFA